Proteins encoded by one window of Vigna radiata var. radiata cultivar VC1973A unplaced genomic scaffold, Vradiata_ver6 scaffold_176, whole genome shotgun sequence:
- the LOC106780232 gene encoding alpha-mannosidase-like — MSERMTIVSECFCVILLLYSCGLVFCVKYNTGASIAPGKLNVHLVAHSHDDVGWLKTVDQYYVGSHHTIQGACVENVLDSVVMSLQRDQNRKFVLAEMAFFHRWWVEQTLETQAQVTKLVDGGQLEFVSTLWIHRFGMLSSLQ; from the exons ATGTCAGAGAGAATGACTATAGTTTCAGAGTGTTTCTGTGTTATTCTCCTGCTTTATTCATGTGGCTTGGTATTCTGTGTCAAATACAACACTGGAGCAAGTATTGCGCCAGGCAAATTGAATGTTCATCTCGTTGCTCATTCCCATGATGATGTTGGCTGGCTCAAGACCGTTGATCAATACTATGTTGGGTCACACCATACAATTCAG GGGGCATGTGTGGAGAATGTGCTGGATTCGGTGGTTATGTCCCTGCAGCGTGACCAAAACAGGAAGTTTGTATTAGCTGAGATG GCATTTTTCCATAGATGGTGGGTGGAACAAACTCTAGAAACACAGGCGCAAGTGACAAAGCTTGTGGATGGTGGCCAGCTAGAATTTGT GTCTACTTTATGGATACACAGATTTGGTATGCTATCTTCTCTACAATAG